Below is a window of Rhizobium jaguaris DNA.
ACGCCATTGCCGGCTTGGAAATTAAGTGCCACGCAGCCCTTTCCGCGCTATAATGTCCGGCTGCCATTTAGACGGAAAGGTGAAGTCAATGAAGAGGCTAGCAATCGTTGCCTTGTCGGTCGCGACGACGCTGACCAGCGTCCCGTCGGCCATGGCGTTTCCCATCATTGTCATCCCGAAGGTCGAGGCACCGCAGGCGCAGCCGGTAGACTACCATGGCGGCTATCACGGCGGATATTATTATCATGGTGGCGGATACTATCACCACCATGGGGACGACTGGGGTTGGGCGCTTGGCGGCCTCGCCGCAGGTGCGGTAATCGGCGGGTTGCTGGCGCAGCCGAATTATTATGGCTCTGGCTACTATGGCTCTGGCTACTACGATCCGGGCTATTACGGCCCGGCTTATTACGGCCCGCGCTATTACGCGCCACGGTATTACCGCCCGGCCTACTATGGTGGCAATGCGCATGTGCGCTGGTGCTATGCGCGCTATCGGTCCTACAGGGCTTACGACAATACGTTCCAGCCCAATTACGGTCCACGACAGGCGTGCGTCTCACCTTACTACTAATGGCGCATTCATCGGAGACGATGAAGCTGGAATCTGCGGGGAGCATGATGTCTCCTCCGCGGCCGACGGCAATTATCATTAGCTGACGAGGCTGCTGACGACGACGCTCGTTCCTTGGCTGGCTGTCTCTCATCTGCGCGCTGGCAAAATCACCAAATCTCAACCCTTTGAGAAAAATATTCGCACATGCCCATTTCTTTTGCAGTTTTCTACGCTTCCCTGCGCTAGTTTTTCTGCAATGTATTCGGCATCGATTGATGCCGCTCAAGAAACGGAAGAAAACAATGAACTGGTTGAAGACTGTCGCCGCTGCCGCCCTCGTGCAGGCTGCATTCCTGCTCCCCGCCCACGCCGGCGATAACTTGAAGGCGATCCAGTCCGCTGGCGCCCTGAAAGTCGGCACGGAAGGCACCTATGCCCCCTTCACCTATCATGACGAAAGCGGCAAGCTCGTCGGCTTCGATGTCGAGATCGCCGAAGCCATTGCCGGCAAGCTCGGCGTCAAGGCGCAGTTTCTCGAAGGCAAGTGGGATGGCCTGATCGCCGGCCTCGACGCCAACCGCTACGATACCGTCATCAACGAAGTTGGCATTACCGATGCCCGCAAGCAGAAATATGATTTCTCCGATCCCTATATTGCTTCCAAGGCCGTGTTGATCGTCAAGGAAAGCAATAGCGACATCAAGGACTTCGCCGATCTCAAGGGCAAGAAGGCCGCGCAGTCGCTGACCAGCAATTTCGGCAAGCTCGCCACGCAGTCCGGTGCTGAACTCGTCGGCACGGATGGCTTCGACCAGTCGATCCAGCTCGTACTGACCGGCCGCGCGGACGCCACCATCAACGACAGCCTGTCCTTCTTCGATTTCAAGAAGCACAAGCCGGACGCGCCGGTGAAGATCGTCGCTCAGCAAGCCAATGCCGATTATTCCGCCGCCATCATCCGCAAGGGCGAGCCGGAGCTGCAGGCCGCCATCAACAAGGCGCTGGCCGACATCAAGGCTGACGGCACCTACGCCAAGATTTCCCAGAAATACTTCGGCCAGGACGTTTCGAAGTAATAGGCATAGCCGTCAAACTGTGAAAAAGATGCGTCCGGAATCCTTTCCGGACGCATTCTCTTATTGAAAGGCCGTTTCTTCGTGCAGCACTGGTTGCAACTGTGGTGGGAGTCTCTGGGCACGTTGCTTTGGGCTGGGCTCGTCTTCACCATCCCGCTCACCCTGATCACCTTCGTCCTTGGCTTGCTGCTCGGCCTGCTCACCGCCGTTACGCGGCTTTTTGCCCCGCCGCCGCTCGTCGCCATCGCGCGTTTTTACGTCTGGGTCATCCGCGGTACACCGCTGCTGGTGCAGCTTTTTGTCATCTTCTACGGCCTGCCGAGCCTCGGCATCCTGCTCGATGCCTTTCCTGCCGCCGTGATCGGTTTCACGCTCAGTGTCGGCGCCTATACCTCCGAAATCATCCGTGCCGTCATCTCCTCGGTGCCGAAGGGCCAATGGGAAGCAGCCTATTCCATCGGCATGAGCTGGCGGCAGGCGATGAACCGCACCATCCTGCCGCAGGCCGCACGCGTCGCCGTGCCGCCGCTGTCGAACACTTTCATCTCGCTCGTCAAGGACACCTCGCTTGCTGCAGCGATCACCGTGCCGGAATTGTTTCAGGCCGCACAACGCATCGTGGCGACGACCTACGAGCCGCTGATCCTTTATGTCCAGGCGGCCCTGATCTATCTCGTCATGAGTTCTTTCCTATCGGCGCTGCAGGTCTCTCTCGAACGCCGTTTCGCGCGCTATGGCGGCACGCTGGAGGCACGGACATGATTGAGCTGTCGCATATCGAAAAACACTTCGGCGAGCATGTCATCCTGAAAGACATCGGCCTGCTGATCCCGGAAGGCACAGTGACGGCGCTCGTCGGCCCCTCCGGCGGCGGCAAGAGCACGCTGCTGCGCTGTATCAACCTTCTGGAAATCCCGACAT
It encodes the following:
- a CDS encoding BA14K family protein — protein: MKRLAIVALSVATTLTSVPSAMAFPIIVIPKVEAPQAQPVDYHGGYHGGYYYHGGGYYHHHGDDWGWALGGLAAGAVIGGLLAQPNYYGSGYYGSGYYDPGYYGPAYYGPRYYAPRYYRPAYYGGNAHVRWCYARYRSYRAYDNTFQPNYGPRQACVSPYY
- a CDS encoding amino acid ABC transporter substrate-binding protein, yielding MNWLKTVAAAALVQAAFLLPAHAGDNLKAIQSAGALKVGTEGTYAPFTYHDESGKLVGFDVEIAEAIAGKLGVKAQFLEGKWDGLIAGLDANRYDTVINEVGITDARKQKYDFSDPYIASKAVLIVKESNSDIKDFADLKGKKAAQSLTSNFGKLATQSGAELVGTDGFDQSIQLVLTGRADATINDSLSFFDFKKHKPDAPVKIVAQQANADYSAAIIRKGEPELQAAINKALADIKADGTYAKISQKYFGQDVSK
- a CDS encoding amino acid ABC transporter permease, translating into MQHWLQLWWESLGTLLWAGLVFTIPLTLITFVLGLLLGLLTAVTRLFAPPPLVAIARFYVWVIRGTPLLVQLFVIFYGLPSLGILLDAFPAAVIGFTLSVGAYTSEIIRAVISSVPKGQWEAAYSIGMSWRQAMNRTILPQAARVAVPPLSNTFISLVKDTSLAAAITVPELFQAAQRIVATTYEPLILYVQAALIYLVMSSFLSALQVSLERRFARYGGTLEART